Proteins from a genomic interval of Dama dama isolate Ldn47 chromosome 1, ASM3311817v1, whole genome shotgun sequence:
- the P2RY2 gene encoding P2Y purinoceptor 2 has translation MATGLDTWNGTTNGTWDGDELDYKCRFNESFKYVLLPVSYGVVCVLGLCLNAAALYIFLCRLKTWNASTTYMFHLAVSDALYAASLPLLVYYYAQGDNWPFSTVLCKLVRFLFYTNLYCSILFLTCISVHRCLGVLRPLHSLRWGRARYARRVAFAVWVLVLSCQAPVLYFVTTSTRGSRITCHDTSAPELFGHFVAYSSVMLSLLFAVPFAVILVCYVLMARRLLKPAYGTTGGLPRAKRKSVRTIAIVLTVFVLCFLPFHVTRTLYYSFRSLDLSCHTLDAINLAYKVTRPLASANSCLDPVLYFLAGQRLVRFARDAKPPTDPTPPTQARHRLGLHRSYGTDAVRTEDSAGRENSRGTESSLAGSGADTKDIWL, from the coding sequence ATGGCCACAGGCCTGGACACCTGGAATGGCACTACCAATGGCACCTGGGATGGGGATGAGCTGGACTACAAGTGCCGCTTTAACGAGAGCTTCAAGTACGTGCTGCTGCCCGTGTCCTATGGTGTGGTGTGCGTGCTCGGGCTGTGTCTCAACGCCGCGGCACTCTACATCTTCCTGTGCCGCCTCAAGACCTGGAACGCCTCCACCACGTACATGTTCCACCTGGCCGTGTCGGATGCGCTGTACGCCGCCTCCCTGCCCCTGCTGGTCTACTACTACGCCCAGGGCGACAACTGGCCCTTCAGCACTGTGCTCTGCAAGCTGGTGCGCTTCCTCTTTTACACCAACCTTTACTGCAGTATCCTGTTCCTCACGTGCATCAGTGTGCACCGGTGCCTGGGCGTCCTGCGGCCGCTGCACTCGCTGCGCTGGGGCCGGGCCCGCTACGCCCGCCGGGTGGCGTTCGCCGTGTGGGTGCTGGTGCTGTCCTGCCAGGCCCCTGTGCTGTACTTCGTCACCACCAGCACCCGCGGCAGCCGCATCACCTGCCATGACACCTCGGCACCCGAGCTCTTCGGCCACTTCGTGGCCTACAGCTCCGTCATGCTGAGCCTGCTCTTCGCGGTGCCCTTCGCCGTCATCCTGGTCTGTTACGTACTCATGGCTCGGCGGCTGCTAAAGCCGGCCTACGGGACCACCGGCGGCCTGCCGCGGGCCAAGCGCAAGTCCGTGCGCACCATCGCCATTGTGCTGACTGTCTTCGTCCTCTGCTTCCTGCCTTTCCACGTCACCCGCACCCTCTACTACTCCTTCCGCTCGCTGGACCTCAGCTGCCACACCCTTGACGCCATCAACCTGGCTTACAAGGTCACCCGGCCGCTGGCCAGCGCCAACAGTTGCCTTGACCCTGTGCTGTACTTCCTGGCTGGGCAGAGGCTCGTGCGCTTTGCCCGGGATGCCAAGCCACCCACagaccccacccctcccacccaggctcgCCACCGGCTGGGCCTGCACAGGTCCTACGGAACTGACGCTGTCAGGACAGAAGACTCGGCCGGCCGTGAGAACTCCAGGGGGACAGAGTCCTCGCTGGCTGGTAGTGGCGCTGACACTAAGGACATCTGGCTGTAG